In the genome of Malania oleifera isolate guangnan ecotype guangnan chromosome 5, ASM2987363v1, whole genome shotgun sequence, the window ATTCTGctagctagttttttttttttcctttttctttttccttttattttttcaCTCAAGATGTTGGTTATGTTCTGTTCATTGTCTCTCTTCCTCTAAATCTATTATGATTAAACCGAAAGGGAAAAATAAAAGATATTGCAAGCTATcctaaaataaaagaaaaccatTTTATGGCTAATATTATATTTCCAATAATTTTTGCAGAAGCTGCTCAATCATGCAAAGTTATTCTCGACATTGTTGAATCTTCATTACCAGATGGCTTGCCTGAAAACTTTGGTGCTGACTGTAAATTGCAGGAGACTTTGAGCAAGGCAGTTGAGTTGCTTCCTGAGTTGTGGAAACTTGCTGATTCTCCCAGTGAAGCAATCTTGTCATACCGCAGGGCCCTACTTCATCATTGGAATCTTGGTGTGGAAACTACTGCAAAGATTCAGAGAGAGTTTGCCATTTTTCTTTTATACAGTGGAGGTGAAGCAAGCCCCCCAAATCTCCGTTCTCAAATGGACAGTTCATTTGTACCTAGAAACAACACAGAAGAGGCTATTCTTTTGTTAATGATTCTATTAAGAAAAGCTTCTCTCAAGAGAATTGAGTGGGACCCATCCATCCTGGATCACCTTTCATTTGCTCTATCTGTGTCGGGGGATTTAAGGGCATTAAGCAATCAAGTAGAAGAACTTCTCCCTGGGACTATGGATCGAAAAGAAAGGTATCACACTCTGGCTCTCTGTTATTATGGAGAAGGTGAAGGCTTGACTGCTTTGAATCTGCTGAGGAAGTTGTTGAGTAATAGAGATAATCCAAATTTTCTTCCAGCTTTATTGTTGGCTTCAAAGATATGTGGGGAAAACCCTAATTTAGCGGCAGAAGGGGTAGACTTCTCTCGCAGAGCTCTTGACAGCTCACAGAGCAGATGTGATCAGTTGGTAAGCGTTGCCAATTGTTTATTGGGTATCGCACTTTCAGAAAATTCTCGATCTGCTGTGGCTGATTCTGACAGGGTTGCAACTCAGTCTGAGGCTCTTCTGGCTCTGGAAACTGCTGGGAGAAAGACAAAACTGAGAGATCCTACAGTTGTTTACCATCTCAGCTTAGAAAATGCTGAGCAGAGGAAGTTGGATGCTGCACTTTATTATGCAAAGCTCTTGCTTAAGCTGGAAGGTGGTTCTAATGTTAAAGGGTGGTTATTGTTGGCTCGAGTATTATCTGCACAGAAAAGGTTCCTGGATGCTGTGACTATCATAAATGCTGCTCTGGATCAGACTGGAAAATGGGATCAAGGAGAATTGTTGCGGACAAAAGCTAAACTCCAAATTGCACAGGGCCAATTGAAGAGTGCTGTTGAAACATATACTCAGCTTGTTGCTGTTCTTCAAGTTCAGAGAAAAAGCTTTGGGTCTGGGAAAAATCTTCTTAAGGTCTGTTAGTTGATAAGTTTCTCCCTTTTTTAGCTCAATTATAATTGCTAAAATAAATCAGACCCATTAGTTTTTTAAGTTAAAATACTTCCCTCATAATTTTTGACCTGTGAACCAATGcattttccaatttttatttCATGTTACATGGAATGATGGATTTCTTGTTCTGGGAAATGTGACATTTAGAAAATTTTTTGCAATGGTTTATGGCGAGTGTGGAATCAAGGAATGATTTGCACCGTATCttgcatttttattatcattgccTTGGAACTAGCAAACAAAATGAGAAAAATTGGAGGCATCTGTATAGCAAGCTGATATTCCTGTCTCCTGAGACTTCCTGGAGAGAGATGGGGTGGGAGGCAATGAAAGGCAACTTCCTGGAGGGGTGGGATGAAGTTGTTGGCCTTGTCCAGCAGTTAGCAAAGGGGAAAAAAGCAACAAATTTAAATTATTGTGGTGTCAGTTAGCTTTCTTCCAAAAAATATCTTTAGTGTCAAATGATTTGCATCGTTTAAAAGTTGAAATCTATATTACATGGTCTTCAGTAGGAATATGGGATGTAGATGTGTTTTCATACATCGGATTCATCTCGACAACACATCGGCAGCAAGGCCATTATCTCAAATACTTGGTTTTGGCTACAAAGTGTTGATCTAATTTCAAATATAAAGACACAATGATATAATCTTGTATAACCTGGAGTAAAATCACG includes:
- the LOC131155511 gene encoding protein NPGR2 isoform X1, with protein sequence MKRSNKRIKEQRRRAIAKRLRKIMKCLCSGEQLRAASGDEMVPSSESLATKDFSVSGFSARAGERERRPDTGNIEEAESSLRESGSLNYEEARALLGRYEYQKGNIEAALHVFEGIDIAAVIPKMKFTLAKKGDRRKRRSQSDATPPMSIHAVSLLLEAIFLKAKSLQELGSFKEAAQSCKVILDIVESSLPDGLPENFGADCKLQETLSKAVELLPELWKLADSPSEAILSYRRALLHHWNLGVETTAKIQREFAIFLLYSGGEASPPNLRSQMDSSFVPRNNTEEAILLLMILLRKASLKRIEWDPSILDHLSFALSVSGDLRALSNQVEELLPGTMDRKERYHTLALCYYGEGEGLTALNLLRKLLSNRDNPNFLPALLLASKICGENPNLAAEGVDFSRRALDSSQSRCDQLVSVANCLLGIALSENSRSAVADSDRVATQSEALLALETAGRKTKLRDPTVVYHLSLENAEQRKLDAALYYAKLLLKLEGGSNVKGWLLLARVLSAQKRFLDAVTIINAALDQTGKWDQGELLRTKAKLQIAQGQLKSAVETYTQLVAVLQVQRKSFGSGKNLLKGSRSPNRSLELETWHDVAQIYISLLRWRDAEICLSKSKAINPLSASRCHATGLLYVGKGLQKEALKAFVNALDIEPNHVPSLISTAVVLRRLGGSAAVVRNLLTDALRLDRMNASAWYNLGLLYSAEGAASSLEAAECFEAATLLEESAPVEPFR
- the LOC131155511 gene encoding protein NPGR2 isoform X2 gives rise to the protein MKRSNKRIKEQRRRAIAKRLRKIMKCLCSGEQLRAASGDEMVPSSESLATKDFSVSGFSARAGERERRPDTGNIEEAESSLRESGSLNYEEARALLGRYEYQKGNIEAALHVFEGIDIAAVIPKMKFTLAKKGDRRKRRSQSDATPPMSIHAVSLLLEAIFLKAKSLQELGSFKEAAQSCKVILDIVESSLPDGLPENFGADCKLQETLSKAVELLPELWKLADSPSEAILSYRRALLHHWNLGVETTAKIQREFAIFLLYSGGEASPPNLRSQMDSSFVPRNNTEEAILLLMILLRKASLKRIEWDPSILDHLSFALSVSGDLRALSNQVEELLPGTMDRKERYHTLALCYYGEGEGLTALNLLRKLLSNRDNPNFLPALLLASKICGENPNLAAEGVDFSRRALDSSQSRCDQLVSVANCLLGIALSENSRSAVADSDRVATQSEALLALETAGRKTKLRDPTVVYHLSLENAEQRKLDAALYYAKLLLKLEGGSNVKGWLLLARVLSAQKRFLDAVTIINAALDQTGKWDQGELLRTKAKLQIAQGQLKSAVETYTQLVAVLQVQRKSFGSGKNLLKGSRSPNRSLELETWHDVAQIYISLLRWRDAEICLSKSKAINPLSASRCHATGKGLQKEALKAFVNALDIEPNHVPSLISTAVVLRRLGGSAAVVRNLLTDALRLDRMNASAWYNLGLLYSAEGAASSLEAAECFEAATLLEESAPVEPFR